Proteins from one Rosa chinensis cultivar Old Blush chromosome 7, RchiOBHm-V2, whole genome shotgun sequence genomic window:
- the LOC112177256 gene encoding DNA mismatch repair protein MSH4 isoform X1, translating into MEDDGGERSSFVIGLIENRAKEVGVAAFDLRSASLHLSQYIETSSSYQNTKTLLQFYDPMVIIVSPNKLAPDGMVGVSELADRFYATVKKVVMARGCFDDTTGAVLIKNLAAKEPSALGLDTYYKQYYLCLAAAAATIKWMCRIEAEKGVIVTNHSLSVTFNGSFAHLNIDATSVQNLEIIDPLHSTLWGPSNKKRSLLHMLKTTKTIGGSRLLRANLLQPLKDIETINARLDCLDELMSNEQLFFGLSQVLRKFPKESDRVLCHFCFKPKKITNKVMGVDNARKSQLLVSSIILLKTALDALPLLSRALKDAKSSLLANVYKSVCENEKYAAIRKRIGEVIDEDVLHARVPFVARTQQCFAVKAGIDGLLDIARRSFCDTSEAIHNLANKYREDFKFPNLKLTFNNRQGFYFSIPHKSIEGKLPSQFIPVEDQLALEVVLKHGNNIHCSTLELASLNVRNKSAAAECFLRTEVCLEELVDAIREDVSALTLLAEALCLLDMIVNSFAHTISNKPADHYTRPEFTDDGPMAIEAGRHPILESIHNDFVPNNIFLSEASNMVLIVGPNMSGKSTYLQQVCLIVILAQIGCYVPARFSTLRVVDRIFTRMGTVDNLESNSSTFMTEMKETAFIMQNVSLRSLVVMDELGRATSSSDGFAIAWSCCEHLLSLKAYTIFATHMENLSELVTVYPNVKILHFNVDIKNNRLDFKFQLKEGPRHVPHYGLLLAEVAGLPSSVTETARNITSRITEKEVKRMEVNCLRYHPIQMAYHVAQRLICLKYSSQDEDSIREALHNLKESYIHGRL; encoded by the exons ATGGAAGACGACGGAGGAGAGAGATCGAGCTTCGTCATCGGTCTCATCGAGAACAGAGCCAAGGAG GTTGGAGTGGCAGCATTTGATTTAAGGTCGGCTTCTCTACATCTATCTCAATATATTGAGACTAGTAGTTCATATCAGAATACAAAAACTTTGCTGCAATTCTACGATCCTATGGTGATTATTGTTTCCCCCAACAAACTGGCACCTGATGGGATGGTTGGAGTTTCAGAATTGGCAGATAGATTTTATGCCACAGTCAAGAAG GTTGTAATGGCTCGTGGTTGCTTTGATGACACTACG GGTGCTGTGTTGATTAAAAATCTAGCAGCCAAGGAACCTTCAGCACTAGGATTGGATACTTATTACAAGCAGTACTATCTCTGCTTGGCCGCTGCAGCAGCTACAATTAAGTG GATGTGCAGGATAGAAGCAGAGAAAGGGGTCATTGTTACAAACCACTCATTGTCG GTCACTTTTAATGGATCATTTGCCCATTTGAATATCGATGCTACTAG TGTTCAAAATTTGGAAATCATTGACCCGCTTCATTCTACACTGTGGGGTCCAAGCAATAAGAAGAGAAGTTTGTTGCATATGCTGAAGACGACAAAAACTATAGGAGG GTCTAGGCTTCTTCGTGCCAATCTATTGCAGCCTTTAAAAGATATTGAGACTATAAATGCTCGTCTAGATTGCCTG GATGAGCTAATGAGCAACGAACAGCTATTCTTTGGACTCTCTCAGGTTCTGCGCAAATTCCCAAAAGAGAGTG ATAGAGTACTTTGTCACTTCTGCTTCAAGccaaagaaaattacaaataaaGTTATGGGTGTTGATAATGCTAGAAAAAGCCAGCTGTTGGTATCAAGCATTATTCTCCTCAAAACTGCTCTAGACGCTTTGCCTTTACTCTCAAGG GCTCTCAAAGATGCAAAAAGTTCTCTTCTTGCTAATGTTTACAAGTCTGTATGTGAAAATGAGAAATATGCTGCTATTAGGAAAAG GATTGGAGAGGTGATTGATGAAGATGTGCTTCATGCAAGGGTACCTTTTGTAGCCCGCACCCAGCAGTGTTTTGCTGTAAAGGCCGGAATTGATGGACTTTTGGATATTGCACGGAGATCATTTTGTGATACTAGTGAAG CTATACATAATCTTGCTAACAAGTACCGCGAAGATTTCAAGTTCCCCAATTTGAAACTCACATTTAACAATAGGCAAGGTTTTTACTTCAGCATTCCACATAAGAGCATTGAGGGGAAGCTTCCTAGCCAGTTCATTCCGGTAGAGGATCAACTTGCTCTAGAAGTA GTGTTGAAACACGGGAACAATATACATTGCTCAACTTTGGAGCTTGCTTCT CTAAACGTTAGAAATAAGTCTGCAGCTGCAGAATGCTTCCTACGGACTGAAGTTTGCCTGGAAG AATTAGTAGACGCCATACGAGAGGATGTTTCTGCACTCACATTACTTGCAGAGGCCTTGTGCCTTCTAGATATGATTGTTAACTCATTTGCACATACCATTTCCAATAAGCCTGCTGATCATTATACTAGACCAGAATTTACAG ATGATGGCCCAATGGCAATTGAAGCTGGAAGACACCCTATCCTTGAGAGCATACACAATGATTTTGTT CCCAACAACATCTTTTTATCGGAGGCATCAAACATGGTGCTGATTGTGGGCCCAAACAT GAGTGGAAAGAGCACTTATCTTCAGCAAGTATGTCTTATAGTTATTCTTGCTCAGATCGGTTGTTATGTTCCTGCTCGCTTCTCAACTTTGAGGGTTGTTGATCGGATATTTACAAGGATGGGTACAGTGGACAATCTTGAATCCAACTCTAGTACG TTCATGACAGAAATGAAAGAAACAGCTTTCATCATGCAAAATGTTTCCCTAAG GAGTCTGGTCGTCATGGATGAACTTGGGAGGGCTACATCTTCCTCTGATGGATTTGCAATTGCATGGAGCTGCTGCGAACATTTGTTATCACTGAAAGC GTATACTATATTTGCTACTCATATGGAGAACCTCTCTGAATTAGTAACTGTCTATCCAAATGTGAAAATACTTCACTTCAATGTTGACATTAAAAATAACCGTCTAGATTTCAAG TTTCAACTCAAGGAAGGACCAAGACATGTTCCACATTATGGGCTTCTATTAGCAGAAGTGGCAGGATTACCAAGCTCGGTGACTGAGACAGCCAGAAACATCACATCCAGGATCACAGAAAAG GAAGTGAAGAGGATGGAAGTAAACTGCCTGCGATATCATCCAATCCAGATGGCTTACCATGTTGCTCAGCGTCTCATATGTTTGAAATATTCCAGCCAGGATGAGGATTCAATCAGAGAAGCACTGCATAACCTGAAAGAGAGCTACATTCATGGCAGGCTGTGA
- the LOC112177256 gene encoding DNA mismatch repair protein MSH4 isoform X4 — protein sequence MEDDGGERSSFVIGLIENRAKEVGVAAFDLRSASLHLSQYIETSSSYQNTKTLLQFYDPMVIIVSPNKLAPDGMVGVSELADRFYATVKKVVMARGCFDDTTGAVLIKNLAAKEPSALGLDTYYKQYYLCLAAAAATIKWIEAEKGVIVTNHSLSVTFNGSFAHLNIDATSVQNLEIIDPLHSTLWGPSNKKRSLLHMLKTTKTIGGSRLLRANLLQPLKDIETINARLDCLDELMSNEQLFFGLSQVLRKFPKESDRVLCHFCFKPKKITNKVMGVDNARKSQLLVSSIILLKTALDALPLLSRALKDAKSSLLANVYKSVCENEKYAAIRKRIGEVIDEDVLHARVPFVARTQQCFAVKAGIDGLLDIARRSFCDTSEAIHNLANKYREDFKFPNLKLTFNNRQGFYFSIPHKSIEGKLPSQFIPVLKHGNNIHCSTLELASLNVRNKSAAAECFLRTEVCLEELVDAIREDVSALTLLAEALCLLDMIVNSFAHTISNKPADHYTRPEFTDDGPMAIEAGRHPILESIHNDFVPNNIFLSEASNMVLIVGPNMSGKSTYLQQVCLIVILAQIGCYVPARFSTLRVVDRIFTRMGTVDNLESNSSTFMTEMKETAFIMQNVSLRSLVVMDELGRATSSSDGFAIAWSCCEHLLSLKAYTIFATHMENLSELVTVYPNVKILHFNVDIKNNRLDFKFQLKEGPRHVPHYGLLLAEVAGLPSSVTETARNITSRITEKEVKRMEVNCLRYHPIQMAYHVAQRLICLKYSSQDEDSIREALHNLKESYIHGRL from the exons ATGGAAGACGACGGAGGAGAGAGATCGAGCTTCGTCATCGGTCTCATCGAGAACAGAGCCAAGGAG GTTGGAGTGGCAGCATTTGATTTAAGGTCGGCTTCTCTACATCTATCTCAATATATTGAGACTAGTAGTTCATATCAGAATACAAAAACTTTGCTGCAATTCTACGATCCTATGGTGATTATTGTTTCCCCCAACAAACTGGCACCTGATGGGATGGTTGGAGTTTCAGAATTGGCAGATAGATTTTATGCCACAGTCAAGAAG GTTGTAATGGCTCGTGGTTGCTTTGATGACACTACG GGTGCTGTGTTGATTAAAAATCTAGCAGCCAAGGAACCTTCAGCACTAGGATTGGATACTTATTACAAGCAGTACTATCTCTGCTTGGCCGCTGCAGCAGCTACAATTAAGTG GATAGAAGCAGAGAAAGGGGTCATTGTTACAAACCACTCATTGTCG GTCACTTTTAATGGATCATTTGCCCATTTGAATATCGATGCTACTAG TGTTCAAAATTTGGAAATCATTGACCCGCTTCATTCTACACTGTGGGGTCCAAGCAATAAGAAGAGAAGTTTGTTGCATATGCTGAAGACGACAAAAACTATAGGAGG GTCTAGGCTTCTTCGTGCCAATCTATTGCAGCCTTTAAAAGATATTGAGACTATAAATGCTCGTCTAGATTGCCTG GATGAGCTAATGAGCAACGAACAGCTATTCTTTGGACTCTCTCAGGTTCTGCGCAAATTCCCAAAAGAGAGTG ATAGAGTACTTTGTCACTTCTGCTTCAAGccaaagaaaattacaaataaaGTTATGGGTGTTGATAATGCTAGAAAAAGCCAGCTGTTGGTATCAAGCATTATTCTCCTCAAAACTGCTCTAGACGCTTTGCCTTTACTCTCAAGG GCTCTCAAAGATGCAAAAAGTTCTCTTCTTGCTAATGTTTACAAGTCTGTATGTGAAAATGAGAAATATGCTGCTATTAGGAAAAG GATTGGAGAGGTGATTGATGAAGATGTGCTTCATGCAAGGGTACCTTTTGTAGCCCGCACCCAGCAGTGTTTTGCTGTAAAGGCCGGAATTGATGGACTTTTGGATATTGCACGGAGATCATTTTGTGATACTAGTGAAG CTATACATAATCTTGCTAACAAGTACCGCGAAGATTTCAAGTTCCCCAATTTGAAACTCACATTTAACAATAGGCAAGGTTTTTACTTCAGCATTCCACATAAGAGCATTGAGGGGAAGCTTCCTAGCCAGTTCATTCCG GTGTTGAAACACGGGAACAATATACATTGCTCAACTTTGGAGCTTGCTTCT CTAAACGTTAGAAATAAGTCTGCAGCTGCAGAATGCTTCCTACGGACTGAAGTTTGCCTGGAAG AATTAGTAGACGCCATACGAGAGGATGTTTCTGCACTCACATTACTTGCAGAGGCCTTGTGCCTTCTAGATATGATTGTTAACTCATTTGCACATACCATTTCCAATAAGCCTGCTGATCATTATACTAGACCAGAATTTACAG ATGATGGCCCAATGGCAATTGAAGCTGGAAGACACCCTATCCTTGAGAGCATACACAATGATTTTGTT CCCAACAACATCTTTTTATCGGAGGCATCAAACATGGTGCTGATTGTGGGCCCAAACAT GAGTGGAAAGAGCACTTATCTTCAGCAAGTATGTCTTATAGTTATTCTTGCTCAGATCGGTTGTTATGTTCCTGCTCGCTTCTCAACTTTGAGGGTTGTTGATCGGATATTTACAAGGATGGGTACAGTGGACAATCTTGAATCCAACTCTAGTACG TTCATGACAGAAATGAAAGAAACAGCTTTCATCATGCAAAATGTTTCCCTAAG GAGTCTGGTCGTCATGGATGAACTTGGGAGGGCTACATCTTCCTCTGATGGATTTGCAATTGCATGGAGCTGCTGCGAACATTTGTTATCACTGAAAGC GTATACTATATTTGCTACTCATATGGAGAACCTCTCTGAATTAGTAACTGTCTATCCAAATGTGAAAATACTTCACTTCAATGTTGACATTAAAAATAACCGTCTAGATTTCAAG TTTCAACTCAAGGAAGGACCAAGACATGTTCCACATTATGGGCTTCTATTAGCAGAAGTGGCAGGATTACCAAGCTCGGTGACTGAGACAGCCAGAAACATCACATCCAGGATCACAGAAAAG GAAGTGAAGAGGATGGAAGTAAACTGCCTGCGATATCATCCAATCCAGATGGCTTACCATGTTGCTCAGCGTCTCATATGTTTGAAATATTCCAGCCAGGATGAGGATTCAATCAGAGAAGCACTGCATAACCTGAAAGAGAGCTACATTCATGGCAGGCTGTGA
- the LOC112177256 gene encoding DNA mismatch repair protein MSH4 isoform X2 translates to MEDDGGERSSFVIGLIENRAKEVGVAAFDLRSASLHLSQYIETSSSYQNTKTLLQFYDPMVIIVSPNKLAPDGMVGVSELADRFYATVKKVVMARGCFDDTTGAVLIKNLAAKEPSALGLDTYYKQYYLCLAAAAATIKWIEAEKGVIVTNHSLSVTFNGSFAHLNIDATSVQNLEIIDPLHSTLWGPSNKKRSLLHMLKTTKTIGGSRLLRANLLQPLKDIETINARLDCLDELMSNEQLFFGLSQVLRKFPKESDRVLCHFCFKPKKITNKVMGVDNARKSQLLVSSIILLKTALDALPLLSRALKDAKSSLLANVYKSVCENEKYAAIRKRIGEVIDEDVLHARVPFVARTQQCFAVKAGIDGLLDIARRSFCDTSEAIHNLANKYREDFKFPNLKLTFNNRQGFYFSIPHKSIEGKLPSQFIPVEDQLALEVVLKHGNNIHCSTLELASLNVRNKSAAAECFLRTEVCLEELVDAIREDVSALTLLAEALCLLDMIVNSFAHTISNKPADHYTRPEFTDDGPMAIEAGRHPILESIHNDFVPNNIFLSEASNMVLIVGPNMSGKSTYLQQVCLIVILAQIGCYVPARFSTLRVVDRIFTRMGTVDNLESNSSTFMTEMKETAFIMQNVSLRSLVVMDELGRATSSSDGFAIAWSCCEHLLSLKAYTIFATHMENLSELVTVYPNVKILHFNVDIKNNRLDFKFQLKEGPRHVPHYGLLLAEVAGLPSSVTETARNITSRITEKEVKRMEVNCLRYHPIQMAYHVAQRLICLKYSSQDEDSIREALHNLKESYIHGRL, encoded by the exons ATGGAAGACGACGGAGGAGAGAGATCGAGCTTCGTCATCGGTCTCATCGAGAACAGAGCCAAGGAG GTTGGAGTGGCAGCATTTGATTTAAGGTCGGCTTCTCTACATCTATCTCAATATATTGAGACTAGTAGTTCATATCAGAATACAAAAACTTTGCTGCAATTCTACGATCCTATGGTGATTATTGTTTCCCCCAACAAACTGGCACCTGATGGGATGGTTGGAGTTTCAGAATTGGCAGATAGATTTTATGCCACAGTCAAGAAG GTTGTAATGGCTCGTGGTTGCTTTGATGACACTACG GGTGCTGTGTTGATTAAAAATCTAGCAGCCAAGGAACCTTCAGCACTAGGATTGGATACTTATTACAAGCAGTACTATCTCTGCTTGGCCGCTGCAGCAGCTACAATTAAGTG GATAGAAGCAGAGAAAGGGGTCATTGTTACAAACCACTCATTGTCG GTCACTTTTAATGGATCATTTGCCCATTTGAATATCGATGCTACTAG TGTTCAAAATTTGGAAATCATTGACCCGCTTCATTCTACACTGTGGGGTCCAAGCAATAAGAAGAGAAGTTTGTTGCATATGCTGAAGACGACAAAAACTATAGGAGG GTCTAGGCTTCTTCGTGCCAATCTATTGCAGCCTTTAAAAGATATTGAGACTATAAATGCTCGTCTAGATTGCCTG GATGAGCTAATGAGCAACGAACAGCTATTCTTTGGACTCTCTCAGGTTCTGCGCAAATTCCCAAAAGAGAGTG ATAGAGTACTTTGTCACTTCTGCTTCAAGccaaagaaaattacaaataaaGTTATGGGTGTTGATAATGCTAGAAAAAGCCAGCTGTTGGTATCAAGCATTATTCTCCTCAAAACTGCTCTAGACGCTTTGCCTTTACTCTCAAGG GCTCTCAAAGATGCAAAAAGTTCTCTTCTTGCTAATGTTTACAAGTCTGTATGTGAAAATGAGAAATATGCTGCTATTAGGAAAAG GATTGGAGAGGTGATTGATGAAGATGTGCTTCATGCAAGGGTACCTTTTGTAGCCCGCACCCAGCAGTGTTTTGCTGTAAAGGCCGGAATTGATGGACTTTTGGATATTGCACGGAGATCATTTTGTGATACTAGTGAAG CTATACATAATCTTGCTAACAAGTACCGCGAAGATTTCAAGTTCCCCAATTTGAAACTCACATTTAACAATAGGCAAGGTTTTTACTTCAGCATTCCACATAAGAGCATTGAGGGGAAGCTTCCTAGCCAGTTCATTCCGGTAGAGGATCAACTTGCTCTAGAAGTA GTGTTGAAACACGGGAACAATATACATTGCTCAACTTTGGAGCTTGCTTCT CTAAACGTTAGAAATAAGTCTGCAGCTGCAGAATGCTTCCTACGGACTGAAGTTTGCCTGGAAG AATTAGTAGACGCCATACGAGAGGATGTTTCTGCACTCACATTACTTGCAGAGGCCTTGTGCCTTCTAGATATGATTGTTAACTCATTTGCACATACCATTTCCAATAAGCCTGCTGATCATTATACTAGACCAGAATTTACAG ATGATGGCCCAATGGCAATTGAAGCTGGAAGACACCCTATCCTTGAGAGCATACACAATGATTTTGTT CCCAACAACATCTTTTTATCGGAGGCATCAAACATGGTGCTGATTGTGGGCCCAAACAT GAGTGGAAAGAGCACTTATCTTCAGCAAGTATGTCTTATAGTTATTCTTGCTCAGATCGGTTGTTATGTTCCTGCTCGCTTCTCAACTTTGAGGGTTGTTGATCGGATATTTACAAGGATGGGTACAGTGGACAATCTTGAATCCAACTCTAGTACG TTCATGACAGAAATGAAAGAAACAGCTTTCATCATGCAAAATGTTTCCCTAAG GAGTCTGGTCGTCATGGATGAACTTGGGAGGGCTACATCTTCCTCTGATGGATTTGCAATTGCATGGAGCTGCTGCGAACATTTGTTATCACTGAAAGC GTATACTATATTTGCTACTCATATGGAGAACCTCTCTGAATTAGTAACTGTCTATCCAAATGTGAAAATACTTCACTTCAATGTTGACATTAAAAATAACCGTCTAGATTTCAAG TTTCAACTCAAGGAAGGACCAAGACATGTTCCACATTATGGGCTTCTATTAGCAGAAGTGGCAGGATTACCAAGCTCGGTGACTGAGACAGCCAGAAACATCACATCCAGGATCACAGAAAAG GAAGTGAAGAGGATGGAAGTAAACTGCCTGCGATATCATCCAATCCAGATGGCTTACCATGTTGCTCAGCGTCTCATATGTTTGAAATATTCCAGCCAGGATGAGGATTCAATCAGAGAAGCACTGCATAACCTGAAAGAGAGCTACATTCATGGCAGGCTGTGA
- the LOC112177256 gene encoding DNA mismatch repair protein MSH4 isoform X3, which translates to MEDDGGERSSFVIGLIENRAKEVGVAAFDLRSASLHLSQYIETSSSYQNTKTLLQFYDPMVIIVSPNKLAPDGMVGVSELADRFYATVKKVVMARGCFDDTTGAVLIKNLAAKEPSALGLDTYYKQYYLCLAAAAATIKWMCRIEAEKGVIVTNHSLSVTFNGSFAHLNIDATSVQNLEIIDPLHSTLWGPSNKKRSLLHMLKTTKTIGGSRLLRANLLQPLKDIETINARLDCLDELMSNEQLFFGLSQVLRKFPKESDRVLCHFCFKPKKITNKVMGVDNARKSQLLVSSIILLKTALDALPLLSRALKDAKSSLLANVYKSVCENEKYAAIRKRIGEVIDEDVLHARVPFVARTQQCFAVKAGIDGLLDIARRSFCDTSEAIHNLANKYREDFKFPNLKLTFNNRQGFYFSIPHKSIEGKLPSQFIPVLKHGNNIHCSTLELASLNVRNKSAAAECFLRTEVCLEELVDAIREDVSALTLLAEALCLLDMIVNSFAHTISNKPADHYTRPEFTDDGPMAIEAGRHPILESIHNDFVPNNIFLSEASNMVLIVGPNMSGKSTYLQQVCLIVILAQIGCYVPARFSTLRVVDRIFTRMGTVDNLESNSSTFMTEMKETAFIMQNVSLRSLVVMDELGRATSSSDGFAIAWSCCEHLLSLKAYTIFATHMENLSELVTVYPNVKILHFNVDIKNNRLDFKFQLKEGPRHVPHYGLLLAEVAGLPSSVTETARNITSRITEKEVKRMEVNCLRYHPIQMAYHVAQRLICLKYSSQDEDSIREALHNLKESYIHGRL; encoded by the exons ATGGAAGACGACGGAGGAGAGAGATCGAGCTTCGTCATCGGTCTCATCGAGAACAGAGCCAAGGAG GTTGGAGTGGCAGCATTTGATTTAAGGTCGGCTTCTCTACATCTATCTCAATATATTGAGACTAGTAGTTCATATCAGAATACAAAAACTTTGCTGCAATTCTACGATCCTATGGTGATTATTGTTTCCCCCAACAAACTGGCACCTGATGGGATGGTTGGAGTTTCAGAATTGGCAGATAGATTTTATGCCACAGTCAAGAAG GTTGTAATGGCTCGTGGTTGCTTTGATGACACTACG GGTGCTGTGTTGATTAAAAATCTAGCAGCCAAGGAACCTTCAGCACTAGGATTGGATACTTATTACAAGCAGTACTATCTCTGCTTGGCCGCTGCAGCAGCTACAATTAAGTG GATGTGCAGGATAGAAGCAGAGAAAGGGGTCATTGTTACAAACCACTCATTGTCG GTCACTTTTAATGGATCATTTGCCCATTTGAATATCGATGCTACTAG TGTTCAAAATTTGGAAATCATTGACCCGCTTCATTCTACACTGTGGGGTCCAAGCAATAAGAAGAGAAGTTTGTTGCATATGCTGAAGACGACAAAAACTATAGGAGG GTCTAGGCTTCTTCGTGCCAATCTATTGCAGCCTTTAAAAGATATTGAGACTATAAATGCTCGTCTAGATTGCCTG GATGAGCTAATGAGCAACGAACAGCTATTCTTTGGACTCTCTCAGGTTCTGCGCAAATTCCCAAAAGAGAGTG ATAGAGTACTTTGTCACTTCTGCTTCAAGccaaagaaaattacaaataaaGTTATGGGTGTTGATAATGCTAGAAAAAGCCAGCTGTTGGTATCAAGCATTATTCTCCTCAAAACTGCTCTAGACGCTTTGCCTTTACTCTCAAGG GCTCTCAAAGATGCAAAAAGTTCTCTTCTTGCTAATGTTTACAAGTCTGTATGTGAAAATGAGAAATATGCTGCTATTAGGAAAAG GATTGGAGAGGTGATTGATGAAGATGTGCTTCATGCAAGGGTACCTTTTGTAGCCCGCACCCAGCAGTGTTTTGCTGTAAAGGCCGGAATTGATGGACTTTTGGATATTGCACGGAGATCATTTTGTGATACTAGTGAAG CTATACATAATCTTGCTAACAAGTACCGCGAAGATTTCAAGTTCCCCAATTTGAAACTCACATTTAACAATAGGCAAGGTTTTTACTTCAGCATTCCACATAAGAGCATTGAGGGGAAGCTTCCTAGCCAGTTCATTCCG GTGTTGAAACACGGGAACAATATACATTGCTCAACTTTGGAGCTTGCTTCT CTAAACGTTAGAAATAAGTCTGCAGCTGCAGAATGCTTCCTACGGACTGAAGTTTGCCTGGAAG AATTAGTAGACGCCATACGAGAGGATGTTTCTGCACTCACATTACTTGCAGAGGCCTTGTGCCTTCTAGATATGATTGTTAACTCATTTGCACATACCATTTCCAATAAGCCTGCTGATCATTATACTAGACCAGAATTTACAG ATGATGGCCCAATGGCAATTGAAGCTGGAAGACACCCTATCCTTGAGAGCATACACAATGATTTTGTT CCCAACAACATCTTTTTATCGGAGGCATCAAACATGGTGCTGATTGTGGGCCCAAACAT GAGTGGAAAGAGCACTTATCTTCAGCAAGTATGTCTTATAGTTATTCTTGCTCAGATCGGTTGTTATGTTCCTGCTCGCTTCTCAACTTTGAGGGTTGTTGATCGGATATTTACAAGGATGGGTACAGTGGACAATCTTGAATCCAACTCTAGTACG TTCATGACAGAAATGAAAGAAACAGCTTTCATCATGCAAAATGTTTCCCTAAG GAGTCTGGTCGTCATGGATGAACTTGGGAGGGCTACATCTTCCTCTGATGGATTTGCAATTGCATGGAGCTGCTGCGAACATTTGTTATCACTGAAAGC GTATACTATATTTGCTACTCATATGGAGAACCTCTCTGAATTAGTAACTGTCTATCCAAATGTGAAAATACTTCACTTCAATGTTGACATTAAAAATAACCGTCTAGATTTCAAG TTTCAACTCAAGGAAGGACCAAGACATGTTCCACATTATGGGCTTCTATTAGCAGAAGTGGCAGGATTACCAAGCTCGGTGACTGAGACAGCCAGAAACATCACATCCAGGATCACAGAAAAG GAAGTGAAGAGGATGGAAGTAAACTGCCTGCGATATCATCCAATCCAGATGGCTTACCATGTTGCTCAGCGTCTCATATGTTTGAAATATTCCAGCCAGGATGAGGATTCAATCAGAGAAGCACTGCATAACCTGAAAGAGAGCTACATTCATGGCAGGCTGTGA